The genomic stretch TGGTACAAACAAGGCCAAACAAAATTTATATCTGTTAATAGACGGAGATACAATCTCCTCCACAATGTACATCGCATGTTTTTCATCTTCAGGCCAACTATTATGGAAAGAGGAAAGTGGGGGCTATGATAAGGGTGCAATCAATAGGCTTGAGATTGATAATAGCGGTAACTTGTTCATCACAGGTTTTGTACATAATAGTACTTCTTTAGGAGGTCACACTTATAGTTCACCGCGATCTCATGCATCACCTTATGTTAGTGCATTTAGTTCCAGTGGTAATCACATATGGTCAAGTATGGCAGTTGTAGATGCGGCTTCTGATGCACTTGATGTTGCAGTAAGCGATACCGAGATAGCAATAGCAGGTTACGGTTCAAGTTTGTACTGGCCAAGCAATACAGATTCTGTTAAAACACAAGCTAACCAAGGCTACGATGCCTTTCTTGCCCGTTTCAACAAAAGCAATGGTGAGCTCATCACCATGGAGCGTACTAACACACCTTTTGGTGGCGCAAGCTATGGCAACGCCATTGCAGCCGGCCCACAAAATACCTACTATATGGGAGGTAACTTTAGCATGTCTATGTTTTTGGGGCAGGATACTTTGTACAAAGTAGGCAGCCAGCGGAGCTTTTTCCTTACCAAATATGAGTGTGATGTGCCGGAGGCCAGCATGAGTGTGAGCGGCATAAATGCTAGCAATACGATAAACCTTACCTACACCGGAGATCCGGCAGATAGTGTAAAATGGTACTTAGGAGATGGCACTCAGGTATGGGGAGATAGTATTCAGCATAGCTATGCCAGAAAAGGAAAATATAGAGTGTGTGCAATGGCTTATTTTGAGTGTACAGAGGTTACAGTGTGTGATAGCTTAGTAGCCGGGGAAATCAGTCTCACTGAAGAAAGCTTGGCCGAAATAGCGATTTATCCCAATCCTACCAATGGTGTTTTGAACTTAGAGAATTTGCCAAAGCATAGCTCCGTAAAACTTTATAACCTTAATGGAAAATTGCTTTTGCAAAAACAATTTAAAGATATGAAGGCTTCCTTAGATTTAAGTCAATTTAGCAAAGGAGTCTATCTGCTGGAGCTACAGAATGGTGCTGGGGAGAGAGCTTTTAGGAAAGTGATGAAGGATTGACGATTGTTTCCTTTCTTCATTTTGCCATGATGCAAAACGAAGCAAAAAATCTAGAACTTTTTAGGAACTTTTTGCTTTTCTGCTAAAAGCAAAACCACGGTTCATTCTGCATTTCATGCTTATCCCTCATGCTTCGGGATGCAATTCCATTTGAATGCCCGTTAGTTCTCGAAAAAGTTCATTGGCTAGCCGAGAGGTTTAGGGTTTAGGGACCGGCCTTTTGGATTTTTACGTAAAAACCAAGTGTAACGGAACGCAGAAAAATAAGCAGCCGCAGGCCTTTTATTTTTCAGTGAAGTGAAAAGTAGGTTTTAGAAAAAATCCAAGAAGCCTTGATTTTTTGGTTTCGTTTTCCATCAAGGGAAAAGGAAAGAAAAACTTATACTTTTAATACGCGTAAATGATCGTGTGGTAGACTATAGACGCTTGGCCATTCAACGCTAAAATGTTGAGTTAGTTTATAAAATGGGCCCGGC from Owenweeksia hongkongensis DSM 17368 encodes the following:
- a CDS encoding T9SS type A sorting domain-containing protein codes for the protein MLKKLLILTLIFSLTSPTVVAQWDWAISGGSVNTFSRTTDYNNVNHITTDQAGNVYILSQVGGAGLKVAENSLIAYSEYGTYNSLDMVLSSFTSDGNYRWSKVIGGRLYDVGYALKADNSGSLYVTGRIRNVDDNPVGPPNTAVHFDTDTVLPKIPYDTLTWSLIQDTLNQSMFIVRYDTSGVFKWLTMPEPDTTSKFRGNTPINLDVDANGDAYWLCYLLPGEYRWATNNIITQAGTYVVKYSSQGNQIGITRLGLDVAHGDYLTSIWGGLTHFARNPMNGNYYIAGTNKAKQNLYLLIDGDTISSTMYIACFSSSGQLLWKEESGGYDKGAINRLEIDNSGNLFITGFVHNSTSLGGHTYSSPRSHASPYVSAFSSSGNHIWSSMAVVDAASDALDVAVSDTEIAIAGYGSSLYWPSNTDSVKTQANQGYDAFLARFNKSNGELITMERTNTPFGGASYGNAIAAGPQNTYYMGGNFSMSMFLGQDTLYKVGSQRSFFLTKYECDVPEASMSVSGINASNTINLTYTGDPADSVKWYLGDGTQVWGDSIQHSYARKGKYRVCAMAYFECTEVTVCDSLVAGEISLTEESLAEIAIYPNPTNGVLNLENLPKHSSVKLYNLNGKLLLQKQFKDMKASLDLSQFSKGVYLLELQNGAGERAFRKVMKD